Proteins from one Halictus rubicundus isolate RS-2024b unplaced genomic scaffold, iyHalRubi1_principal scaffold0056, whole genome shotgun sequence genomic window:
- the LOC143363543 gene encoding uncharacterized protein LOC143363543, protein MPKVTDSNQTQSTSQGINISTLRRKRGNIIGHITTFARLVENSQHPEQCDVGLLRAHLDSLKEIYARFDDIQSELEELDESEGPRRYEIHNDYVAIIARANVLIQPQYGNLPSRRNTTDSSATSVTAPMAIKLPEMRLPTFDGEIEKWASYFDSFSSMIDQNMDLTPVQKLQYLRSTLTGKAAACIECLSTTDTNYSDAIELLKEKFDCKRRVLLKHCNAIRAIPKLSTDSPESLGNLVDTIRQNLRALKNLGINVASWDCILISIILSKINPDTAWHWELSLRDKQMPSYNHLLDFLEKRANCAAVPQRRSVAASEPHNRSSSAKSPSNKRPTRNYAFVTATNSQESDQQHDHRRTYETPATPSRCPICQDTHCIWRCEKFHSLSVEKRTAAVRKAVLCSNCLRADHNQETCKRGACRICNKYHHTLLHQPKRSPNRTTSPSERVTPAGSQSETSD, encoded by the coding sequence ATGCCGAAAGTTACGGATTCAAATCAAACACAATCTACCTCGCAAGGTATAAATATCAGTACTCTGCGACGCAAACGGGGTAACATCATCGGGCATATCACCACCTTCGCGAGATTAGTAGAAAACTCACAGCATCCTGAGCAATGCGATGTGGGGCTTTTGCGAGCACATTTAGACAGCTTAAAGGAAATATACGCGCGGTTCGACGACATTCAGTCAGAATTGGAAGAACTTGATGAATCCGAGGGACCACGTCGTTATGAAATTCACAACGACTACGTAGCAATCATCGCGCGCGCCAACGTGCTCATTCAGCCACAATACGGGAACCTGCCTTCGCGACGAAATACAACCGATTCTTCCGCGACTTCCGTGACAGCCCCCATGGCCATTAAACTCCCGGAGATGCGCTTGCCGACGTTCGACGGGGAAATCGAGAAGTGGGCTTCTTACTTCGACAGCTTTTCATCGATGATCGACCAAAACATGGATCTAACGCCTGTTCAGAAGCTGCAATATCTGCGATCAACCCTCACCGGAAAGGCCGCCGCGTGCATTGAGTGCTTGAGCACGACAGATACGAATTACTCCGACGCgatagaattattaaaagagaaattCGATTGCAAGCGTAGAGTCCTCCTGAAACATTGCAACGCGATTCGAGCAATTCCGAAGCTGTCGACAGATTCTCCAGAATCATTAGGCAATCTCGTAGACACCATTCGTCAGAATCTGCGGGCATTAAAGAATCTGGGCATAAACGTCGCGTCGTGGGACTGTATATTGATTTCGATCATCCTCTCGAAGATAAACCCAGACACCGCGTGGCACTGGGAATTGTCATTAAGAGACAAACAGATGCCATCTTATAATCATCTGCTCGACTTCCTCGAGAAACGCGCAAACTGCGCAGCAGTACCACAGCGAAGATCTGTCGCAGCATCCGAACCGCACAACCGTAGTTCATCCGCGAAGTCACCATCGAACAAACGTCCGACACGTAATTACGCTTTCGTCACCGCGACAAATTCTCAAGAGTCCGATCAACAACACGATCACCGTAGAACGTATGAGACGCCCGCGACTCCGTCAAGATGTCCGATTTGCCAGGACACACATTGTATCTGGCGATGTGAAAAATTCCATTCTTTATCCGTTGAGAAAAGGACTGCAGCCGTACGAAAGGCCGTGTTATGTTCAAATTGCCTGAGAGCGGACCACAATCAGGAAACGTGCAAGAGGGGAGCCTGCAGGATATGTAATAAATACCACCACACCTTGTTGCATCAGCCCAAACGATCACCGAATCGCACGACTTCGCCGTCAGAACGAGTAACACCGGCAGGCTCGCAATCAGAAACGAGCGATTGA
- the LOC143363544 gene encoding uncharacterized protein LOC143363544, translated as MGIHRQRAFIVNAVNNDLLVTAQLHVLDKEHHPTPCRTLIDTCATTNFITEDLARRLNIPRKKCSVPIGALNALTTIATHYVSATIRSKINDYERTLTFLVIPKIASSIPDQPIDRSTIRIPKNIKMADPHFHRPASVDLLLGSGASLSLLSVGQINLSPPGGPDLYLQKTMLGWVIGGSPSASSATERTSCHATSTLQFDLARFWEIEEGPQVTHLSDSDKTCETHFQQHTTRNADGRYIVALPFNHRITQLGESKSQALKRFYSLERKLQRDPTLRKEYHAVMNEYLDLGHMERIPENRDSSDGYYLPHHGVVKVTSETTKLRVVFDGSAATSTGTSLNDTLHTGPKLQDDLLYILLRFRIHRYVLTGDIEKMYRQFLVRDEDQKYQRILWRDTDGQIHTHQLKTVTFGLSAAPYLAIRCLTQLAHDEGHRFPHAAKILLRDFYVDDALTGASTIEEVRALRDDLIQLLGLAGLNIRQWAANHEALLDGLSDQAINKKLHLGESSTLKTLGIVWNSSDDTISYEVKASPITSRITKRSIASEIAKIYDPLGLLGPVIIMAKILLQKIWTIKTDWDESLPMDIHTEWVQFYKQLPLLNNTMFHRRTILNSPIKTELHGFCDASEKAYGACLYVRSVDAHGHIHVELLIAKSKVAPLKTQSIPRLELCGALLLTSLVATAKRGLHVDIHSTTFWTDSTIVLHWLQTSPSTLKTRSNIVDWRHVSTLDNPADLISRGQGPEDFLRPSIWHHGPKWLREEEDIWPITELTPCSNIPEQKIATCLATTIPIDTSIFDNYSSWTKMQRIIARCLRWKKSNTERGSLTASELRNAHNLLIKLLQQLHFSKELRRLSDKNTDIGGKFQHLNPFVDKEGILRVGGRLKHSLVPFSQRHPIILPKSRVTTLIIEAEHRAQLHTGVQNTLYSIRRRYWPIDGRSQVWKAIKTCLRCLRAQPPTVNYIMGNLPSARVTEARPFTNTGVDYCGPFYIKERRHRNRNRIKVYVAVFVCLAVKAIHLELVSDLTTEAFIAALRRFIARRGFCVSLHSDNGTNFVGAQNKLKELRELLKSDDHNQKVQTFLADKSIEWNFIPPRAPHFGGLWEAAVKSFKFHLTRVAGTDLFTFEDLNTLIIEIESILNSRPLTPISTDPNDLLAITPGHFLIGDSLTSLRERDFTDTPTNRLSSWQHIQQIKQHFWNRWHREYLNELTRRSKWTKGSHAIKEGTIVLLKEDNVPPMQWVLGRVVKVYPGSDGIVRTVSVKTATSVLDRSVKRLAPLPHQSEDDDCNPMGSPSTGDAVPPTKQASG; from the coding sequence ATGGGGATACACCGTCAGAGAGCATTCATCGTGAACGCGGTTAATAATGACCTTCTGGTTACCGCGCAACTCCACGTGTTAGATAAGGAACACCATCCAACCCCTTGTCGAACACTGATCGATACATGCGCGACGACTAATTTTATAACAGAAGATCTCGCGAGAAGGCTCAATATACCGCGTAAGAAATGCTCAGTTCCCATTGGGGCCCTCAACGCGTTGACAACGATCGCCACTCATTACGTCAGTGCAACCATCCGATCCAAGATCAACGATTACGAACGCACTCTCACATTCTTAGTCATTCCAAAAATCGCATCGAGCATTCCAGATCAACCCATTGACCGTTCAACCATACGTATTCCGAAGAACATTAAAATGGCAGATCCGCACTTTCATCGCCCAGCATCAGTTGATCTGCTTCTCGGCTCCGGAGCATCGTTATCGCTCTTGAGCGTCGGGCAAATCAATCTATCTCCTCCTGGTGGACCGGATTTGTACCTACAGAAAACCATGCTCGGGTGGGTCATTGGAGGTAGCCCTTCCGCCTCGTCCGCCACCGAACGCACATCGTGTCACGCAACCTCCACTCTCCAGTTCGACCTCGCACGGTTTTGGGAAATTGAAGAAGGTCCACAGGTCACACATTTATCGGATTCAGACAAAACCTGTGAGACGCACTTTCAACAACATACAACAAGGAACGCTGACGGGCGATACATCGTAGCGCTCCCCTTCAATCATAGAATCACGCAACTGGGCGAATCAAAATCGCAAGCTTTAAAGCGATTTTATTCACTGGAGCGGAAGTTGCAACGTGACCCCACATTAAGAAAGGAGTATCACGCGGTCATGAATGAATACCTCGACCTTGGACACATGGAAAGGATTCCAGAAAATCGAGATTCATCCGACGGATACTACCTGCCCCACCATGGAGTTGTGAAGGTCACGAGCGAAACGACAAAACTTCGAGTCGTTTTCGACGGCTCTGCAGCCACGAGCACCGGGACCTCATTAAACGATACGCTCCATACTGGACCAAAGCTTCAGGACGATCTACTATACATTCTTCTCCGATTCCGTATTCACCGATACGTTCTCACCGGTGACATCGAGAAAATGTATAGACAGTTTTTAGTTCGCGATGAAGACCAGAAGTATCAACGCATACTGTGGCGCGATACTGACGGACAAATTCATACACATCAATTGAAAACCGTCACGTTCGGACTCTCGGCCGCCCCATACTTGGCCATTCGCTGTCTCACACAGCTAGCTCATGACGAAGGGCATCGTTTTCCTCATGCAGCTAAAATCCTACTCCGCGACTTCTACGTGGACGACGCACTCACCGGAGCATCAACGATCGAAGAAGTACGTGCGCTTCGTGACGATCTAATCCAATTGCTCGGATTAGCAGGCCTCAACATACGACAATGGGCTGCAAATCATGAAGCACTCTTAGATGGGTTATCGGACCAAGCGATTAACAAGAAATTACATCTCGGCGAATCGTCTACGCTGAAAACCTTGGGAATCGTTTGGAATTCGTCAGATGACACCATTTCCTACGAGGTTAAAGCATCACCCATAACCTCGCGCATCACCAAGCGGTCCATCGCATCAGAGATCGCCAAGATCTATGATCCATTAGGCCTTCTTGGACCCGTCATCATCATGGCCAAGATTTTGTTACAGAAGATCTGGACCATCAAAACAGATTGGGACGAATCCTTGCCCATGGACATTCACACCGAGTGGGTCCAATTTTACAAACAACTGCCATTATTAAACAACACCATGTTCCATCGGAGAACCATCCTCAATTCTCCAATCAAGACGGAACTACATGGATTCTGCGATGCGAGCGAGAAGGCCTACGGAGCCTGTCTATATGTCCGTTCAGTAGACGCACACGGCCACATACATGTAGAGCTTCTCATAGCCAAGTCTAAGGTAGCACCATTGAAAACACAGTCCATTCCACGGCTTGAACTTTGCGGTGCCTTACTTTTGACCTCGTTGGTTGCCACAGCAAAAAGGGGATTACACGTGGATATACATAGCACCACATTTTGGACCGATTCCACCATAGTCCTTCATTGGCTGCAAACGTCACCGAGCACACTAAAAACAAGAAGCAATATCGTGGATTGGCGGCACGTATCAACACTGGACAATCCCGCGGACCTTATATCGCGAGGTCAAGGTCCAGAAGATTTCCTCCGGCCATCCATCTGGCATCATGGACCAAAGTGGTTACGAGAAGAAGAGGATATCTGGCCAATCACGGAACTAACACCTTGCAGCAATATTCCAGAACAAAAAATAGCAACATGTCTAGCCACAACAATACCCATCGATACTAGCATCTTTGACAATTACTCCTCATGGACCAAGATGCAACGAATTATCGCTCGTTGTCTGCGCTGGAAGAAATCAAATACCGAAAGAGGTAGCTTGACAGCATCAGAACTCAGGAATGCACACAATCTACTCATCAAACTTCTGCAACAGCTGCACTTCTCCAAAGAATTACGACGCCTCTCCGACAAAAACACCGACATCGGGGGAAAATTCCAACACCTGAACCCGTTTGTGGACAAGGAAGGCATACTGCGAGTCGGGGGTCGACTCAAGCATTCATTGGTGCCATTTTCCCAACGTCACCCGATAATTCTGCCAAAATCACGCGTAACCACTCTCATCATAGAAGCAGAACATCGGGCACAATTACACACAGGCGTTCAAAATACGCTATACTCCATTAGACGCCGCTACTGGCCCATTGACGGTCGAAGCCAGGTATGGAAGGCCATAAAAACCTGCCTACGTTGTCTCCGAGCCCAACCACCAACCGTAAACTACATCATGGGTAATCTACCTTCAGCCAGGGTCACCGAAGCTCGCCCCTTTACAAACACCGGGGTCGATTATTGCGGGCCATTCTACATAAAGGAACGGCGacatcgaaatcgaaatcgtatTAAGGTTTATGTCGCAGTTTTTGTATGCCTCGCAGTTAAGGCCATTCATTTAGAGCTCGTGAGCGATCTTACAACCGAAGCATTCATAGCCGCGCTACGCAGATTTATTGCTCGTCGTGGGTTCTGTGTGAGCCTCCATTCAGACAATGGAACCAATTTCGTTGGGGCACAGAACAAATTGAAGGAATTGCGCGAACTTTTAAAATCGGACGACCACAACCAGAAGGTACAAACATTTCTCGCAGACAAGTCCATTGAGTGGAATTTTATCCCACCTCGCGCACCACACTTTGGCGGCCTATGGGAAGCGGCCGTAAAGTCGTTTAAATTCCACTTAACCCGTGTCGCAGGTACTGATTTGTTCACATTCGAAGATCTAAACACCTTAATCATCGAAATAGAATCCATCCTAAACTCTCGTCCTCTCACTCCAATCTCCACGGACCCAAATGATCTCCTTGCCATAACCCCTGGTCATTTCCTTATTGGCGATTCTCTCACGAGCCTCCGCGAGCGAGATTTCACAGACACACCGACAAACCGTCTATCCAGTTGGCAGCATATTCAACAAATCAAACAGCATTTTTGGAATCGGTGGCATCGGGAATACTTGAACGAGTTGACCAGGCGCAGTAAATGGACCAAAGGCAGTCATGCAATCAAGGAGGGCACCATCGTTCTTCTGAAGGAAGACAACGTCCCCCCAATGCAATGGGTCTTAGGCAGGGTAGTCAAAGTTTACCCAGGCTCCGACGGCATTGTTCGCACCGTATCAGTTAAGACGGCTACGAGCGTGCTAGATCGGAGCGTGAAACGTCTCGCACCCTTGCCTCATCAATCCGAGGACGATGACTGCAACCCCATGGGTTCACCATCAACGGGAGATGCCGTACCGCCCACTAAACAAGCTAGTGGATAG